The genomic DNA ACTTAAATATTGTCATTAAAATTTTCCTAAACCAATGAATATTAAGCCACACCACGCCATCAAAAAAGATGATAATCCAACTTCTCCTCACTGAAACAAAACCACTTTTTAAGTTTTATTTTAAAATAAAGTAGGCGTTGGCGTTGCCATCTGCGGCAAGTGGAGCTGAAGCCCCAAAGCGCGGTTTAGGCGCTCAATAAAATAAGCAGACAACAGCGGCGATGCCTTTTCTATATTCTGATGTACAAAGAAATAAAGGCGCTCCAAACCTTGTGCTCGCCACTGGACAATCTGATCCACCCAAGCCTCTAACCGTGAATAATCAGAGTCGGCATTGGCGCCTACATAGCGGATAAAAGCCGTGGGCGTGGTCAGCCGCATATGCATCATATCCCGCCGCCCTGCAGTATCCACAATAATATTGGTTATCTGATGTCGCTTAAACAGTTGGCAAGTTTCCTCAAAAATTTCAGGGTCTGAGAACCAAGTTTCATTCCTCAACTCTACCGCTAAAGGCACCTCCTGAGGCCATTTCTGGATAAAATGTTCTAAGCGGTCAAAGTTTTTAGGCTTAAAATTATCGTGAAGTTGTAAAAATACCATTCCCAATTTTTCATCAAAATGAAGCACGGAAGTGGCATATTGCGTGACAATCTCATCAACATCAATCAGCCTGCGGTAGTGCGAAACGGTATTGGTTATTTTCGGAAAAAATTTGAAATCGGCAGGGGTTTTATCTCGCCAAGTTTCCACTTGTTGCACCGAGGGCATACTGTAAAAAGTCGCGTTGAGCTCTATCGCATTAAATTGTGTGGCATAGTACGAGAGTTCATCCTTCGTTCCACGCGGATAGAAGCCTTTTAGGTCGGTTTTGTTCCACTTGGCACAGCCCACGGAAACTTCAAAATCTGGTGCTGGTTTGCCAGAAAGCACACGCAAAGTATCAGAGTGTGCAGGCGGCATACTAAAATCTATAATAGAAGGGTCTTCAACTTGTCCGAATTTCATTTTTTTCTATTTTTTGTTAGAAGATTGGGCGACTTTACCAATGGTCAATCCCTGTACTAAAATACTGAAAAGCACGGTGATATAAGTAACCACCAATAAAATATCTTTGGTATCCGAAGCGGGCAACGAAAGCACCAACGCCAACGAAAGTCCTCCACGAAGACCGCCCCAAGAGATAATCCGTGCATCGCTTTTATCCAAATTTAAGAATTTCGGAAACGCTTTCAGAGGCGCATACACCAAAAATGCACGCGTGAGCAACACGATAACAAGCCCCAAAACGCCCAAGATCACATACTGAATGTTAAAATCTACCACGATTAAAACGAAAGCAATCACAATGAATAAGAGTGCATTAAGAATCACATCTACCAATTCCCAAAATTTATGGACATACTCCTCCGTGGTATCGCTCATCGCGATTTTAGTTCGGAAGTTGCCGACCATCAGCCCCATCACCACCATAGATAACGCGCCCGAAATATGGAAATAATTCGCCAATGGATAACCCGCCATCACAAAGGCTAAAGTGAGCAATACCTCGGTTTCGTAGTGGTCTATACTTTTGAGTAAAATATGGAGAATATAGCCATAAATCAGCCCTAATAATACGCCGCCAATGGCTTCTTTAACGAAGAGCATTCCAAAATGTGCCACCTCAAAATCGCCCACTTTTAGGGTATCCAATAAAGCGATGAACAAAACCACGCCGATACCATCATTAAACAAGCTCTCCCCCACAATAATAGATTCCGTTTTCTTGGGAACGCCAGCTTTTTTCAAAATTCCTAAGACCGCAATAGGGTCGGTAGGAGAAATTAACGCCCCAAAAATCAAACAATAAATAAAGCTGATCTCTATCCCCAAACCATGCGCTGCATAATAGAACAAAATAGCAATCAGCACCGCCGAGAGCAACACTCCGCCCAGCGCATAACTGGCAATGGTTTTGATTTGAGATTTAAGGTCTGCCCAATTGGTGTGCAGCGCCCCTGCAAAGAGCAAAAAGCCTAAAAATACATCAATAATAAGCTCATCTATCTTCGCTGAATTAAGGTAATCTGCAATTTTTTCAATGTGTAAATCCATCCAAAACTGAGAGGTCACCACCAATAGCGACAACGCCGTGGAAAGGAAAAACAACCCAATAACGAATGGTAATTTCAAAAACTTTTGGTTGATGTAAGAAAATGCTGCAGACATCACAATCAACAATATAAAAACCGTATAAAGACTAATCATTTTTTATTATTTTTTTAAGTTTAATTATATTTTTTACCGATTAACAACAGAACGAAACTCAGCACACTGAGCACAAAGATACTCGCCACAAAAGGAAATACCGTGCCATCAGCTAAACTTCCTACCAAAAACGAGACCAACGCCCCCAGTGCCATTCGCATACTTCCATTCAGTGCCGATGCCACACCAATATGCGTTTTGATTTTCTCCAAAGACAGCGCCGTAGCATTCGGATTGATAAAGCCCAACAAAAATAAAATGCTAAATGTAAACGCACTCATTGCCCATAGTGACAGCTCCAAACTGCACACGCTCAGCAAAAACAACACCGATACCAACACTTGTAAAAAGGACATCAAGCGGGTGAGTCGGTACAGATGCCAGCGTTTTAGCAATAGATTATTAACCTGACTCCCCAAGATAAACCCAAAGGCATTCAGCCCAAAAAGAAGTCCAAATGTGCTTTTATCCACGCCATATAACGACATCAAAACAAAAGAAATAGACGCGATATACGCAAAGAGAATAGACATCGCAATGCTCCCCGACAGGCTGAAAAAGGTAAATGCAGGCTGTTGCAGCGTGCGGACATAATTGCTAAAAATAGGTTTGAGCCGAAGCTCTATCGCTGTATTAGCGCCTTGGGTTTCTTTCAAAAAGAAAAAGAGATTGCCCAACAGCACCACCGCCACGAGGGACAGAAACACAAAAATAGCCTCCCAACTGAAATGCGTGAGCAAGAAACTCCCCAGCGTAGGCGCAATAACGGGAGCAACGCCCATCACGAGCAAAATCGATGAGAGCATCCTCGCTACCTCTGCCACAGGAAATTGGTCACGGATAATCGCCATACTCGCCACCATTCCCACACTCGCTCCCAACGCTTGCACAAAACGGCTGCCTACCAAACTCCATAAATTCGGCGACAGCGCACACGCCAACGATGCCAAGGCATACAACAAAAGCCCCAACAGTAGCGGTTTTTTGCGTCCATAGCGGTCTATCAGCGGTCCATATATCAGCTGTCCGATAGAAATGCCAATAAAATAGCCCGTAAGTGTATAAGAAACATCGGCTGCCTCCACGCTAAAACTCTTCGCAATAGCTGGAAAACCAGGCAAATACATATCAATACTAAACGGACCAATTGCCGCTACGCCACCCAAAAGCACCACCAGCGTGAGCCTTTCCGTTTTATTCATCATTGCGGCAAAATTAGGTATTTTTATTGAGATGATAAAACCTCAAAAACCAATCCAGCACCTTGATTTCCTCAATAATTAAAAACATTTTGCATTATCAAATGAAGGTTGAAATCTAACCGCAGTATATTCATTTTTTTTCTTTATCTTTACATGGATTAAAATTTCAATTTTTATGAATCAAATTTGGAAAGGTCGGTTTGATGGCGATGAGCCGTTATACCATCGGTTATTCCAACGGGTTATTTTAGCGGACCACCACACCGAAATCCGCCCTTTGGATTTTGCACTTTTAGGATTTGCCGTAGATGAGGGCGTTAGGCGAAATCGCGGCAGAGTGGGCGCCCAAGAGGCTCCCAACATCATCAGAAAAAATATGGGCAACTTCCCTGTGGTACAGCCCCAACTTAGGGTTTTGGACTTTGGAAATGTCTCTTGCGAGCATCAGGATTTAGAGCGTGCGCAATCCCAACTCGCTGAGAAGGTCAAGCATCATCTGCAAAGTGGCGCCAAATCTATCGTTTTAGGAGGTGGCCACGAGGTGACTTACGCCCATTATTCTGGCATTCGGCAGGCTTTCTCTGATCAAAAAATCGGTATTATCAATATTGATGCCCACTTTGACAACCGAACCCCAAGTGACGGGTTGGCTTCTTCAGGAACTGGATTTTGGCAAATTGCTCAAGAGCAAAATTGGCAATCGTTACACATTGGCATACAGCGCAATAGCAATACCCTTCAGCTTTTTGATGATGCCCACACTTGGCAGATGAAATACATTTTAGCCGAAGAGATTTTCTTTGAAAACCTCCCTAAAATTTATGCCACCATTGATGAACTGGTTGCCAGTGTAGATGTTCTCTACCTGACCATTTGTATGGATGTGTTTAATGTCGCTATTGCCCCTGGTGTGAGCGCTCAAGCCTATAATGGTATTTTTGCCGATGCCACTTTTATGCACTTTTATAAGCATATTCTTGGGCAGCAAAAACTTGTGGCTTTAGATGTGGCAGAGATCAACCCTCAATACGATTTACAAGAGCGCACAGCGAGGCTGGCAGGGTCTTTGCTGAACGAATGGCTGATGATACAACCTCAAAATCACGCATTATTATGATAGAACAATCTTTAGAAAAAGCCCACCAAAGCTTTCTACATTGGAAGAATATTCCATTTGAAGAACGACAAACTTACCTCAAAACATTAGCCG from Riemerella columbina includes the following:
- a CDS encoding DUF72 domain-containing protein; its protein translation is MKFGQVEDPSIIDFSMPPAHSDTLRVLSGKPAPDFEVSVGCAKWNKTDLKGFYPRGTKDELSYYATQFNAIELNATFYSMPSVQQVETWRDKTPADFKFFPKITNTVSHYRRLIDVDEIVTQYATSVLHFDEKLGMVFLQLHDNFKPKNFDRLEHFIQKWPQEVPLAVELRNETWFSDPEIFEETCQLFKRHQITNIIVDTAGRRDMMHMRLTTPTAFIRYVGANADSDYSRLEAWVDQIVQWRAQGLERLYFFVHQNIEKASPLLSAYFIERLNRALGLQLHLPQMATPTPTLF
- a CDS encoding cation:proton antiporter, producing the protein MISLYTVFILLIVMSAAFSYINQKFLKLPFVIGLFFLSTALSLLVVTSQFWMDLHIEKIADYLNSAKIDELIIDVFLGFLLFAGALHTNWADLKSQIKTIASYALGGVLLSAVLIAILFYYAAHGLGIEISFIYCLIFGALISPTDPIAVLGILKKAGVPKKTESIIVGESLFNDGIGVVLFIALLDTLKVGDFEVAHFGMLFVKEAIGGVLLGLIYGYILHILLKSIDHYETEVLLTLAFVMAGYPLANYFHISGALSMVVMGLMVGNFRTKIAMSDTTEEYVHKFWELVDVILNALLFIVIAFVLIVVDFNIQYVILGVLGLVIVLLTRAFLVYAPLKAFPKFLNLDKSDARIISWGGLRGGLSLALVLSLPASDTKDILLVVTYITVLFSILVQGLTIGKVAQSSNKK
- a CDS encoding multidrug effflux MFS transporter; protein product: MMNKTERLTLVVLLGGVAAIGPFSIDMYLPGFPAIAKSFSVEAADVSYTLTGYFIGISIGQLIYGPLIDRYGRKKPLLLGLLLYALASLACALSPNLWSLVGSRFVQALGASVGMVASMAIIRDQFPVAEVARMLSSILLVMGVAPVIAPTLGSFLLTHFSWEAIFVFLSLVAVVLLGNLFFFLKETQGANTAIELRLKPIFSNYVRTLQQPAFTFFSLSGSIAMSILFAYIASISFVLMSLYGVDKSTFGLLFGLNAFGFILGSQVNNLLLKRWHLYRLTRLMSFLQVLVSVLFLLSVCSLELSLWAMSAFTFSILFLLGFINPNATALSLEKIKTHIGVASALNGSMRMALGALVSFLVGSLADGTVFPFVASIFVLSVLSFVLLLIGKKYN
- the hutG gene encoding formimidoylglutamase; amino-acid sequence: MNQIWKGRFDGDEPLYHRLFQRVILADHHTEIRPLDFALLGFAVDEGVRRNRGRVGAQEAPNIIRKNMGNFPVVQPQLRVLDFGNVSCEHQDLERAQSQLAEKVKHHLQSGAKSIVLGGGHEVTYAHYSGIRQAFSDQKIGIINIDAHFDNRTPSDGLASSGTGFWQIAQEQNWQSLHIGIQRNSNTLQLFDDAHTWQMKYILAEEIFFENLPKIYATIDELVASVDVLYLTICMDVFNVAIAPGVSAQAYNGIFADATFMHFYKHILGQQKLVALDVAEINPQYDLQERTARLAGSLLNEWLMIQPQNHALL